In a single window of the Drosophila subpulchrella strain 33 F10 #4 breed RU33 chromosome X, RU_Dsub_v1.1 Primary Assembly, whole genome shotgun sequence genome:
- the LOC119558060 gene encoding probable serine/threonine-protein kinase mps1, which translates to MCLLATGATGESMIEVDENGDEYELKRFYIQGRQLRGDGSQSQCVVTRRKRSGRGIQSGSVAPGSVSVSSQPLRVEGLPAKEHREGGAVLQEVENSNRRFVALTGVHLESPVHQQDDRDAEENDDDDDDQEEDEVEEQSSKSQSNYVPAALALPLQSQTSAAHLNQGVSVVANAASHANVGEDAGIVVVQSHQPPKVNPDTHAVFELKPIQPDVDHHAPTTTTVLYQPWDEDDYDEDDYDEEDYDDFYYGGNGFYRDQPGFHGLGAFEEEIISEDQPISTMASWTTGEDDSDIRPVVNKRPNQMNKNKNQKIKNQKNQNQKNQNQKNKQQQQKKRKQEAQGEEQPAKRKQKKPQQDKGQKKKQDKDQKKKKPEENSDNQEMDQLTPVDVIKKPVAMESSSAVAASSSSTSTSGSNSSASNSTDQKKQKKKKQPSSNSSSSSSSSLSQRKTKKKKKQSSSSNISSSNSNRRRRPSSNMGSSSGSSGSSSSIGGYRRRRPQQQLQQQRRRKTQQQQKRRRQQQQQKRRRQQQQKRRRLQNKNRQFYGDEPIINCIYINKDPPTTTTPRPFWNILGRQSETDASSKSVNPVPESSAASSEESQVDPVAQQAVLQAVRRNFGDFGGRKRTNLRFVS; encoded by the coding sequence ATGTGCCTGCTGGCCACCGGGGCCACCGGTGAGTCCATGATCGAGGTGGACGAGAACGGGGACGAGTACGAGCTGAAGCGATTCTACATCCAGGGTCGTCAGCTGCGTGGCGATGGCAGTCAGTCGCAGTGCGTGGTGACCAGGCGGAAGCGATCGGGTCGTGGCATTCAGTCGGGATCAGTGGCACCAGGATCGGTCTCGGTTAGTTCCCAGCCCCTGAGGGTGGAGGGTCTGCCGGCCAAGGAGCATCGCGAAGGAGGAGCCGTTCTGCAGGAGGTGGAGAATAGCAataggcggtttgtggcccTGACGGGTGTTCACCTGGAGTCTCCTGTCCACCAACAAGATGACCGCGATGCGGAGGAgaacgatgatgatgatgatgatcaGGAGGAGGATGAGGTGGAAGAGCAGTCCTCCAAATCCCAGTCGAACTATGTGCCCGCCGCCTTGGCCTTGCCCCTGCAAAGCCAGACCAGTGCTGCCCATCTCAACCAGGGCGTCAGTGTGGTGGCCAATGCGGCCAGTCATGCCAATGTGGGCGAGGATGCCGGCATTGTGGTGGTCCAGTCGCATCAGCCACCCAAGGTCAATCCCGATACCCATGCCGTCTTCGAACTGAAGCCCATTCAGCCGGATGTGGACCATCACGCCCCTACCACTACTACAGTACTCTACCAGCCCTGGGATGAGGATGACTACGATGAGGATGATTACGATGAGGAGGACTACGATGACTTCTATTACGGCGGCAATGGCTTCTACAGGGATCAGCCTGGATTCCATGGTCTGGGCGCCTTCGAGGAGGAGATCATATCCGAGGACCAGCCCATCTCAACGATGGCCAGCTGGACCACTGGCGAGGATGATAGCGATATTCGTCCTGTCGTCAACAAGCGACCCAATCAGATGAACAAGAACAAGAATCAGAAGATTAAGAACCAGAAGAATCAAAACCAGAAGAATCAAAACCAGAAGAAcaagcaacagcagcagaagaAGCGCAAGCAGGAGGCTCAAGGTGAAGAGCAGCCTGCTAAGAGGAAGCAGAAAAAGCCGCAGCAGGATAAAGGCCAAAAGAAGAAGCAGGATAAGGAtcaaaagaagaagaagcctGAGGAGAATTCGGATAATCAGGAGATGGATCAACTTACCCCGGTTGATGTGATCAAGAAGCCAGTGGCTATGGAGTCGTCTTCTGCAGTTGCTGCCTCTTCTTCGTCTACAAGCACTAGCGGCAGCAATTCTTCGGCCAGCAATTCTACAGATCAGAAGAaacagaagaagaagaagcaacccagcagcaacagcagcagcagcagcagcagcagtctcAGCCAGCGTAAGaccaagaagaagaagaagcagtctagcagcagcaacatctccagcagcaacagcaacaggcGTCGCCgacccagcagcaacatgggCTCTTCTTCCGGTTCTTCCGGCAGCAGTTCCTCCATTGGAGGCTATCGTCGCCGTCGTCCGCAGCAGCAGTTGCAGCAGCAACGTCGCCGCAAGacgcaacagcagcagaagcgtcgccgccagcagcaacaacagaaGCGTCGccgccagcagcaacagaaacGCCGGCGATTGCAGAACAAGAATCGGCAATTCTACGGCGATGAGCCCATCATCAATTGCATTTACATCAACAAGGATCCACCGACCACCACCACGCCGCGTCCCTTCTGGAATATCCTGGGCCGCCAATCGGAAACGGACGCTTCATCGAAATCGGTGAATCCCGTACCGGAGTCTTCTGCCGCCTCTTCCGAAGAATCCCAAGTGGATCCCGTGGCCCAGCAGGCGGTTCTTCAGGCCGTGCGTCGCAACTTCGGCGACTTCGGTGGACGTAAGCGCACCAATCTGCGATTCGTCTCCTAG
- the LOC119557868 gene encoding 28 kDa heat- and acid-stable phosphoprotein, which yields MPRGKFVNHKGRSRHFTSPEELQQESETDSDQTSGSGSESEDKEGAGGGASSSTKTKAPAPRKVPQNRNQKARSTAGAGASSSESESGEDSDDDSEGEARDAKKGVASLIEIENPNRVTKKATQKLSAIKLDDGPSEAKGGGAHPKPELSRREREQIEKQKARQRYEKLHAAGKTTEAKADLARLALIRQQREEAAAKREAEKKAADVGTKKPGAK from the coding sequence ATGCCACGAGGAAAGTTCGTCAACCACAAGGGTCGCAGTCGCCATTTCACATCGCCCGAGGAACTGCAGCAGGAATCGGAGACGGACAGCGACCAGACCAGCGGCTCTGGCTCAGAGAGCGAGGACAAAGAAGGCGCCGGCGGCGGAGCAAGTTCCTCCACCAAAACCAAGGCGCCCGCACCACGAAAAGTACCCCAGAATCGCAATCAAAAAGCGCGATCGACGGCGGGCGCTGGGGCCAGTTCCTCGGAATCGGAGTCTGGCGAGGATTCCGACGATGACTCCGAGGGCGAGGCGCGCGACGCCAAGAAGGGCGTGGCCTCGCTGATCGAAATCGAGAATCCCAACCGGGTGACCAAGAAGGCCACACAAAAGCTATCGGCCATCAAGCTGGACGATGGGCCATCCGAGGCCAAGGGCGGAGGAGCCCATCCCAAGCCGGAGCTGTCCCGCAGGGAGCGCGAACAGATCGAGAAGCAGAAGGCGCGCCAGCGATACGAGAAACTCCATGCCGCTGGCAAAACCACCGAGGCTAAGGCCGATTTGGCCAGGTTGGCCCTGATCCGGCAGCAACGCGAGGAGGCGGCCGCCAAGCGGGAGGCGGAGAAGAAGGCTGCCGACGTGGGCACCAAGAAGCCAGGTGCCAAGTAG
- the LOC119556585 gene encoding uncharacterized protein LOC119556585 isoform X1, with translation MQNFGDRGVLLRSSAIRLLSVSAIMGSMCAVALWPGPKAQLPEGDFGQRMLQQCRLLEKPNVSVDLKHFKALSEKFPAEFGIDTCRVKAQPAERSEKIREQIASAYPVIHERTLLLYISFLEHKLKFGSRQEKNVYKDMTVVDFVQRLLAKRCVWFFDGGDFYKTMDGRTGHEGFEKVGTSAEKYPLTLTSVLSYDEIKLAALLYASTHSEFINNGRRSNAGEVTQDKSTIEREGVIIGLIGARFERPYVMEYQDIMITQTQNTQARGYGLSKSSNKSDTPASDLRRIWREFYEEPEDFIFGDIPQNEDRFEEVDEGVFDHHVMRKRYAISFDTLLLEAQDRALKMGKPAYIHVVGIGLGVWKAARRQDSTFFQSFEERLQALGARLSHIGVVHFSWFHIRGFGGLYDGAMFPVENHPRGGILIRNSKRNPADKLTENMLPVVTYAWDGNALPGNEFWAKSLSATGDPAAACSTLITELQNTHINRDYMSGANLHIASVEHGLLHVGDYARKVIV, from the exons ATGCAGAACTTTGGAGACCGGGGAGTTTTACTGAGGAGTTCAGCTATTAGACTGCTTTCAGTGAGTGCTATAATGGGTAGTATGTGTGCCGTAGCGCTTTGGCCTGGTCCCAAAGCACAACTCCCCGAAGGCGATTTTGGACAGCGAATGCTGCAACAATGTCgccttttggaaaaacccaaTGTTTCGGTGGACCTTAAACACTTTAAAGCGTTATCGGAAAAGTTTCCAGCCGAG TTTGGCATCGATACCTGCCGGGTGAAGGCCCAACCGGCGGAACGCAGTGAGAAAATCCGGGAGCAAATCGCTTCCGCTTATCCGGTTATTCATGAGAGGACTCTTCTGCTCTACATCAGTTTCCTGGAGCACAAGCTCAAGTTCG GGAGCAGGCAGGAGAAGAACGTCTACAAGGACATGACTGTGGTGGACTTTGTGCAGCGTCTTCTGGCGAAGAGATGTGTGTGGTTCTTCGACGGTGGCGACTTCTATAAAACCATGGATGGCCGAACAGGACACGAGGGCTTCGAGAAGGTGGGCACATCGGCGGAGAAGTATCCCCTCACCTTGACCTCGGTGCTCAGCTACGACGAGATCAAGCTGGCCGCCCTGCTCTACGCGTCCACCCACTCGGAGTTCATCAACAATGGACGCAGGTCGAATGCCGGTGAGGTGACCCAGGACAAGAGTACCATCGAACGGGAGGGCGTGATCATTGGACTGATTGGTGCCCGGTTCGAGCGTCCCTATGTGATGGAGTACCAGGATATTATGATCACCCAGACTCAGAATACCCAGGCCAGGGGTTATGGACTGTCGAAGTCCTCGAATAAATCCGACACCCCAGCCTCAGATTTGCGTAGAATCTGGCGGGAGTTCTACGAGGAACCCGAGGACTTTATTTTTGGGGATATACCCCAGAATGAGGATCGTTTCGAGGAGGTTGACGAGGGTGTTTTCGACCACCATGTGATGCGCAAGCGATATGCCATCAGTTTCGATACCCTGCTTCTGGAGGCCCAGGATAGAGCACTCAAGATGGGCAAGCCCGCCTACATCCATGTGGTAGGCATCGGATTGGGCGTCTGGAAGGCCGCTCGTCGCCAGGATAGCACCTTCTTCCAATCCTTCGAAGAACGATTGCAAGCACTTGGAGCACGACTCAGCCACATCGGTGTGGTGCACTTTTCCTGGTTCCATATCCGTGGATTTGGCGGTTTGTACGACGGAGCCATGTTTCCCGTGGAGAACCATCCGCGAGGCGGCATTCTCATCCGGAATTCGAAACGAAATCCCGCCGACAAACTGACGGAGAACATGCTGCCCGTGGTGACCTATGCCTGGGATGGAAACGCCCTGCCTGGCAATGAGTTTTGGGCG aaatcGCTGAGCGCCACTGGAGATCCGGCAGCAGCCTGTTCCACTTTGATTACAGAGCTGCAAAATACCCATATAAACAGGGATTACATGAGTGGAGCCAATCTGCACATCGCATCCGTGGAACACGGATTACTTCATGTGGGGGACTACGCCAGGAAAGTGATTGTCTAA
- the LOC119556862 gene encoding uncharacterized protein LOC119556862 has protein sequence MRPCPLALAVLLGVFHLLLACNHWVLREEQIVPKLDSPFHMREPKNLAAFLEQIRYSEYVERSYLDLLRKREQIVEHLRFSMRFGEDLAEQAKCAMDYYMLEKRMSYLKITPEQLKRINLPDQRQLHIQKSASAMGMEPVCSDYHRLSVGPATYDHLESFQPEVLAAAFLEREHDTNVGMATVELTRRFAVDGLQHHPSSWKFHTLSSYYWRMRGNAREALPCARLAALLAPPIFKDIPLLSLGTILFRMGRLADADLILSAAVEHAPHVAENHVVLASALAMKHDFNRSLQHFDEAERLDPSTLPRTQQVRNFISCLENLTKKTSKMYSYVKYMKNEVKEFKKLKHHISQNHERLIQQQLPLGARRLLGLDAKTNNDDLHRRGQYCSTRTPNGSDEPVLFCDFYSDMQMRLESKDVDIDVLERDLKANTDAVIRQVSTEIRKQFNLEQLKAAKAQMPAKATKAT, from the coding sequence ATGCGCCCGTGCCCGCTGGCGTTGGCCGTGCTCCTCGGCGTCTTCCACCTGCTGCTGGCCTGCAACCACTGGGTGCTGCGCGAGGAGCAGATCGTGCCCAAACTGGACTCACCGTTCCACATGCGGGAGCCCAAGAATCTGGCTGCCTTCCTCGAGCAGATTAGGTACAGTGAATACGTGGAGCGGTCCTACTTGGATCTGCTCCGCAAGCGAGAACAGATTGTGGAACACCTGCGATTCTCGATGCGTTTCGGGGAGGATCTGGCGGAGCAGGCCAAGTGCGCCATGGACTACTACATGCTGGAAAAGCGCATGTCATACCTGAAGATCACGCCGGAGCAGCTAAAGAGGATTAATCTGCCGGATCAACGGCAATTGCACATCCAAAAGAGTGCATCCGCCATGGGAATGGAGCCGGTTTGCAGTGACTACCATCGATTGAGTGTGGGCCCGGCCACCTACGATCATCTGGAGAGCTTTCAGCCCGAGGTGCTGGCCGCTGCCTTTCTGGAGCGCGAACATGACACCAATGTTGGCATGGCCACCGTGGAGTTGACGCGACGATTCGCTGTGGACGGACTGCAGCACCATCCGTCCTCCTGGAAGTTCCACACCCTAAGCTCCTACTACTGGCGGATGCGCGGCAATGCCCGGGAAGCCTTGCCCTGCGCCAGACTGGCTGCCTTGCTGGCTCCGCCGATATTCAAGGACATACCGCTCCTGAGTCTGGGCACCATACTCTTTCGAATGGGCAGGCTAGCCGATGCCGATTTGATACTTAGCGCTGCCGTAGAGCATGCTCCACATGTGGCCGAAAACCATGTGGTTCTGGCCTCGGCGCTGGCCATGAAGCACGATTTCAACCGATCGCTGCAGCACTTCGATGAGGCAGAGCGACTGGATCCCAGCACATTGCCGCGTACCCAACAGGTTCGGAACTTCATCAGTTGCCTGGAGAATCTCACGAAGAAAACCTCCAAGATGTACAGCTATGTGAAGTACATGAAGAACGAGGTGAAGGAGTTCAAGAAGCTAAAGCATCACATCTCGCAGAACCACGAGCGATTGATCCAGCAGCAATTGCCGTTGGGGGCGAGACGCTTGCTCGGCCTGGATGCCAAGACCAACAACGATGACCTCCATCGAAGGGGTCAATACTGTAGCACGAGGACACCGAATGGTTCCGATGAGCCCGTGCTCTTCTGCGACTTCTATTCGGACATGCAGATGCGACTGGAGAGCAAGGACGTGGACATCGATGTGCTGGAGCGGGACCTCAAGGCCAACACGGATGCGGTCATTCGGCAGGTGTCCACCGAGATCCGGAAGCAGTTCAATCTGGAGCAGCTAAAGGCGGCCAAGGCCCAAATGCCCGCCAAGGCCACCAAGGCTACATAG
- the LOC119557933 gene encoding transmembrane emp24 domain-containing protein 2 gives MEGTLVKVLLLVGSLLILCCTSHAFIVSVDAHNEECFFENVEGGTKFGVTFEVIDGGFLDVDIKISGPENHVMHESEKESSGKYTFVAPAKGTYTVCFNNERSSMTPKLVMFSIDVGEAPQRAPGAPGEEEVGHTKLEDMIRELSGTLTSVKHEQEYMHVRDKIHRSVNENTNSRVVLWSTFEALVLVLMTVGQVYYLKRFFEVKRVV, from the exons ATGGAAGGGACGCTCGTCAAGGTGCTGCTCCTTGTGGGCAGCCTGCTGATCCTGTGCTGCACCAGCCACGCCTTCATCGTCAGCGTGGACGCCCACAACGAGGAGTGTTTCTTCGAGAATGTCGAAGGCGGCACCAAGTTTG GCGTCACCTTCGAGGTGATTGACGGCGGCTTCCTGGACGTGGACATCAAGATCAGCGGCCCCGAGAACCATGTGATGCACGAGAGCGAGAAGGAGTCCTCCGGAAAGTACACCTTCGTGGCCCCCGCCAAGGGAACCTACACCGTTTGCTTCAACAACGAGCGCAGCAGCATGACGCCCAAGCTGGTGATGTTCTCCATTGACGTGGGCGAGGCCCCACAGCGCGCCCCAGGCGCTCCCGGCGAGGAGGAGGTGGGCCACACCAAGCTGGAGGACATGATCCGGGAGCTCTCCGGCACGCTGACCAGCGTCAAGCACGAGCAGGAGTACATGCAT GTGCGCGACAAGATCCATCGCTCGGTGAACGAGAACACCAACTCGCGGGTGGTGCTGTGGTCCACCTTCGAGGCCCTGGTGCTGGTCCTCATGACTGTGGGTCAGGTCTACTATCTTAAGCGCTTCTTCGAGGTCAAGCGCGTCGTGTAA
- the LOC119556864 gene encoding rhythmically expressed gene 2 protein, with protein MSLTSQLVANLKRFRLVTFDVTDTLLRLEDPLRQYHRTAEEFGVTGVDRRRLEQCFRQQFKAMSSEHPNFGRFSPGLDWQQWWLQLVTRTFGCVDQGLSPEKLERIGHRLIDIFRTSAGWHHVDGAQELVQCVRNAGKCVGVISNFDPSLPQVLDAMGFASKFDFILTSYEAGVMKPDPGIFEIPLKRLQIPADQALHIGNKLDFDYEGARNCGWSGLLVNDGGNQHSFASLSHLLGALKTQPIQW; from the coding sequence ATGTCGTTGACTTCGCAATTGGTTGCGAATTTGAAACGCTTTCGCCTGGTGACCTTCGACGTGACGGACACGCTGCTCCGCCTGGAGGATCCCCTCCGGCAGTACCATCGAACGGCGGAGGAGTTCGGGGTCACCGGGGTGGATCGCCGAAGGCTGGAGCAATGCTTTCGCCAGCAGTTCAAGGCGATGAGCAGCGAGCATCCCAACTTTGGCCGCTTCTCGCCGGGATTGGACTGGCAGCAGTGGTGGCTCCAGCTGGTGACCCGTACCTTTGGCTGTGTGGACCAGGGTCTGTCGCCCGAGAAGCTGGAGAGGATTGGCCATCGGCTAATAGACATTTTTCGCACCAGCGCCGGCTGGCATCATGTCGATGGCGCCCAGGAACTGGTGCAGTGCGTCCGCAATGCCGGCAAATGTGTTGGCGTCATCTCCAACTTTGACCCTTCGCTGCCACAAGTCCTTGATGCCATGGGCTTTGCCAGCAAGTTCGATTTCATACTGACTTCCTACGAGGCCGGTGTCATGAAGCCCGATCCGGGAATCTTTGAAATCCCCTTGAAAAGATTGCAAATCCCAGCGGATCAAGCCCTGCACATCGGCAACAAACTGGACTTTGACTACGAAGGTGCTCGGAACTGCGGCTGGAGCGGATTGCTGGTGAATGACGGTGGTAACCAGCACTCCTTTGCCAGTTTGTCCCATCTTCTGGGGGCCCTGAAAACCCAACCGATCCAATGGTGA
- the LOC119556863 gene encoding ribosomal RNA small subunit methyltransferase NEP1, whose amino-acid sequence MGGQGKMINRKRKFVGRKADDPEFDLDKKQFKVLHLNANEKRLIIVLEGAQLETVKVHNTFELLNCDDHAGIMRKNQRDPGSCRPDITHQCLLMLFDSPLNRAGLLQVFVRTEHNVLIEINPQTRIPRTFKRFAGLMVQLLHKFQIRANDSSRRLMSVIKNPITDHVPVGCKKYAMSFSGKLVANCRDLVPHGEEGSASYDEPVVIVIGAFAHGVLKTDYTEELFSISNYPLSAAIACSKLCSAFEEVWGVV is encoded by the exons ATGGGTGGCCAGGGAAAGATGATCAACAGGAAGCGGAAGTTTGTGGGCCGCAAGGCGGACGATCCGGAATTCGACCTGGACAAGAAGCAGTTTAAGGTGCTCCACTTGAATGCCAACGAGAAGCGGCTGATCATCGTTTTGGAGGGCGCCCAGCTGGAGACGGTGAAG GTACACAACACCTTCGAGCTGCTGAACTGCGACGATCATGCGGGTATTATGCGCAAGAACCAAAGGGATCCCGGATCATGTCGTCCGGACATCACCCATCAGTGCCTGCTAATGCTCTTCGATTCTCCCCTGAACCGGGCTGGTCTTCTCCAGGTCTTTGTACGCACGGAGCACAATGTGCTGATCGAAATCAATCCACAGACCCGAATCCCCAGAACCTTTAAACGCTTTGCGGGATTGATGGTCCAACTGCTGCACAAGTTCCAGATTCGTGCCAATGACTCCTCGCGACGATTGATGAGTGTGATCAAGAATCCCATCACGGATCACGTGCCGGTTGGGTGCAAAAAGTACGCCATGAGCTTCTCCGGCAAACTGGTGGCCAATTGCCGGGATCTGGTGCCGCATGGCGAGGAGGGCAGTGCCAGTTACGACGAGCCCGTGGTCATTGTCATCGGAGCCTTCGCACACGGCGTCCTGAAGACGGACTACACGGAGGAGCTGTTCTCCATCAGCAACTACCCACTTTCGGCGGCCATCGCGTGCTCCAAACTCTGCTCCGCCTTCGAGGAGGTGTGGGGTGTGGTCTAA
- the LOC119556586 gene encoding putative GPI-anchored protein pfl2, producing the protein MNVRKRPRLEMELGSTTTSSSVASNNPNPSPGNSLMTNIISSHHTADLSEALLSSSFANGHQSLILTSATGNALMSGQGAQIFLTICGDENSDDSQEYYAIKQEPGSDLDVHSLLPTNLQLPTGCEIYLVKDTASLVGEPPTKAAIKLELDALSEKPSRPPVAPSLKPLVVTTQSVNPAVAPSGNTTATSVLYGSHAQARSQPETAGQTPTSKLEAYKKRDDKRRATHNEVERRRRDKINSWIFKLKEMLPSLSPSSSFSEASTSPSTSGSTSTSTSTASSSNPKGNPSSSSGRTPPNDSKSQILIKACEYIKTMQGEIDTLRDCLREADGLRASNQALREELDRLKRQQQLQERFHTAGGRSTFNVTLNSLNSSVTSDLFEGIDTTPNLSAVSSLGFSKRGLLISDYDE; encoded by the exons ATGAATGTGCGAAAGCGGCCACGTCTGGAAATGGAACTCGGTTCCACCACCACATCCTCCTCCGTAGCCAGCAACAATCCTAATCCTTCGCCTGGCAACAGCCTCATGAccaacatcatcagcagccATCACACGGCCGATTTATCGGAGGCCCTGCTCAGCAGTTCATTTGCCAACGGCCATCAAAGCCTAATCCTCACCAGCGCCACAGGAAATGCCCTCATGAGCGGCCAGGGTGCCCAGATATTCCTCACCATTTGCGGGGACGAGAACTCGGATGACTCGCAGGAGTACTATGCCATTAAACAGGAGCCCGGCTCCGATCTGGATGTCCATTCGCTGCTGCCCACCAATTTGCAGCTGCCCACCGGCTGTGAGATTTATCTGGTCAAGGACACGGCCAGTTTGGTTGGTGAGCCACCGACCAAGGCGGCCATCAAATTGGAGCTGGATGCGCTGAGCGAGAAGCCGAGCCGTCCTCCAGTTGCACCCTCCTTGAAACCCCTGGTGGTAACAACCCAATCTGTGAATCCTGCTGTTGCTCCATCAGGAAACACCACCGCCACCAGTGTCCTCTATGGCTCCCACGCCCAGGCCCGTTCCCAGCCGGAAACGGCTGGCCAAACGCCCACCAGCAAACTGGAGGCCTACAAGAAACGCGATGATAAACGGCGTGCCACGCACAATGAAGTGGAACGCCGGCGCCGGGACAAGATCAACAGCTGGATCTTCAAGCTCAAGGAGATGCTGCCCAGCCTGAGCCCCAGTTCCAGTTTCAGCGAGGCCAGCACGAGTCCCAGTACCAGTGGCAGCACGAGTACCAGCACCAGCAcggccagcagcagcaatccCAAGGGGAATCCCAGCAGTTCCAGCGGACGCACGCCGCCCAACGACTCCAAGTCACAGATTCTGATCAAGGCGTGCGAGTACATCAAGACCATGCAGGGAGAAATTGACAC GCTGCGTGACTGTCTGCGGGAGGCGGATGGCCTGAGGGCGAGCAACCAGGCGCTGCGCGAGGAACTGGACCGCCTgaagaggcagcagcagctccaGGAGCGCTTCCACACGGCCGGCGGCAGGTCGACCTTCAACGTGACCCTCAACTCGCTGAACAGCTCGGTGACCAGCGATCTCTTCGAGGGAATCGATACGACGCCCAACCTGTCCGCCGTCTCATCGCTGGGATTCAGCAAGCGTGGCCTGCTCATCAGCGACTACGATGAGTAA
- the LOC119556585 gene encoding uncharacterized protein LOC119556585 isoform X2, whose amino-acid sequence MTVVDFVQRLLAKRCVWFFDGGDFYKTMDGRTGHEGFEKVGTSAEKYPLTLTSVLSYDEIKLAALLYASTHSEFINNGRRSNAGEVTQDKSTIEREGVIIGLIGARFERPYVMEYQDIMITQTQNTQARGYGLSKSSNKSDTPASDLRRIWREFYEEPEDFIFGDIPQNEDRFEEVDEGVFDHHVMRKRYAISFDTLLLEAQDRALKMGKPAYIHVVGIGLGVWKAARRQDSTFFQSFEERLQALGARLSHIGVVHFSWFHIRGFGGLYDGAMFPVENHPRGGILIRNSKRNPADKLTENMLPVVTYAWDGNALPGNEFWAKSLSATGDPAAACSTLITELQNTHINRDYMSGANLHIASVEHGLLHVGDYARKVIV is encoded by the exons ATGACTGTGGTGGACTTTGTGCAGCGTCTTCTGGCGAAGAGATGTGTGTGGTTCTTCGACGGTGGCGACTTCTATAAAACCATGGATGGCCGAACAGGACACGAGGGCTTCGAGAAGGTGGGCACATCGGCGGAGAAGTATCCCCTCACCTTGACCTCGGTGCTCAGCTACGACGAGATCAAGCTGGCCGCCCTGCTCTACGCGTCCACCCACTCGGAGTTCATCAACAATGGACGCAGGTCGAATGCCGGTGAGGTGACCCAGGACAAGAGTACCATCGAACGGGAGGGCGTGATCATTGGACTGATTGGTGCCCGGTTCGAGCGTCCCTATGTGATGGAGTACCAGGATATTATGATCACCCAGACTCAGAATACCCAGGCCAGGGGTTATGGACTGTCGAAGTCCTCGAATAAATCCGACACCCCAGCCTCAGATTTGCGTAGAATCTGGCGGGAGTTCTACGAGGAACCCGAGGACTTTATTTTTGGGGATATACCCCAGAATGAGGATCGTTTCGAGGAGGTTGACGAGGGTGTTTTCGACCACCATGTGATGCGCAAGCGATATGCCATCAGTTTCGATACCCTGCTTCTGGAGGCCCAGGATAGAGCACTCAAGATGGGCAAGCCCGCCTACATCCATGTGGTAGGCATCGGATTGGGCGTCTGGAAGGCCGCTCGTCGCCAGGATAGCACCTTCTTCCAATCCTTCGAAGAACGATTGCAAGCACTTGGAGCACGACTCAGCCACATCGGTGTGGTGCACTTTTCCTGGTTCCATATCCGTGGATTTGGCGGTTTGTACGACGGAGCCATGTTTCCCGTGGAGAACCATCCGCGAGGCGGCATTCTCATCCGGAATTCGAAACGAAATCCCGCCGACAAACTGACGGAGAACATGCTGCCCGTGGTGACCTATGCCTGGGATGGAAACGCCCTGCCTGGCAATGAGTTTTGGGCG aaatcGCTGAGCGCCACTGGAGATCCGGCAGCAGCCTGTTCCACTTTGATTACAGAGCTGCAAAATACCCATATAAACAGGGATTACATGAGTGGAGCCAATCTGCACATCGCATCCGTGGAACACGGATTACTTCATGTGGGGGACTACGCCAGGAAAGTGATTGTCTAA